One segment of bacterium DNA contains the following:
- a CDS encoding cytochrome C has translation MGVGCAVCHGLDHSKAEDASLAAIPTPDTCKMCHPERVEQFSKGKHALAWAAMKAMPTAHMQPMALMEGMKGCGGCHKIGLKTEEEIAQLKKDGAGFGVASCDACHTRHTFSKVEASQPQACQTCHMGIDHPQWEMYSSSKHGVRYLLKQNGTLPETASAPKCQTCHMQGGDHEVGTAWGFLAVRLPMPEDPQWAADRVTILKGLGVLDPDGNPTGRLDVVKAANVARLTQEDWQAKRDEMIGTCGLCHSENFAKAELAKGDDMIRESDRLMAQAIEIVAGLYRDKIIPKPAGYAFDYPDLLTFHDAPTVIEQKLFIMFLEHRMRAFQGAFHMNPDYSLWYGWSEMTRDLQEIKELAADMRERAKN, from the coding sequence ATGGGTGTCGGATGCGCGGTCTGCCACGGCTTGGATCATTCGAAAGCGGAAGACGCTTCGCTTGCGGCGATACCCACTCCCGACACATGCAAAATGTGCCATCCCGAGCGCGTCGAGCAGTTCTCGAAGGGCAAACACGCGCTCGCTTGGGCGGCGATGAAAGCGATGCCCACCGCGCACATGCAGCCGATGGCGCTGATGGAAGGAATGAAGGGCTGCGGCGGCTGCCACAAAATCGGGCTCAAAACCGAAGAAGAAATAGCGCAGCTTAAAAAGGACGGTGCGGGATTCGGCGTGGCGTCCTGCGACGCGTGCCATACGCGGCACACTTTTTCCAAGGTCGAAGCGAGCCAGCCGCAGGCCTGCCAGACGTGCCATATGGGTATTGATCATCCGCAGTGGGAAATGTATTCCAGCTCCAAACATGGCGTGCGCTACCTTCTGAAGCAGAACGGAACGCTTCCGGAAACCGCGTCCGCGCCGAAATGCCAGACCTGCCACATGCAGGGCGGCGATCATGAAGTCGGAACCGCATGGGGATTCCTCGCCGTCAGGCTGCCCATGCCGGAAGACCCGCAATGGGCGGCCGACCGCGTCACCATACTGAAAGGATTAGGCGTGCTCGATCCGGACGGCAATCCAACCGGCAGGCTTGACGTGGTCAAAGCCGCGAACGTTGCGCGGCTGACCCAGGAGGACTGGCAGGCGAAGCGCGACGAGATGATCGGAACATGCGGCCTCTGCCACAGCGAGAATTTCGCCAAGGCCGAGCTTGCCAAGGGCGACGACATGATCCGCGAAAGCGACAGGCTGATGGCGCAGGCAATCGAAATCGTCGCGGGGCTGTACCGCGACAAAATCATTCCGAAGCCCGCGGGCTATGCATTCGACTATCCGGACCTGCTCACGTTCCACGACGCGCCGACAGTAATCGAGCAGAAGCTGTTTATCATGTTCCTAGAACACCGGATGCGCGCGTTCCAGGGCGCGTTCCATATGAATCCTGATTATTCGCTGTGGTACGGCTGGAGCGAGATGACGCGCGACCTGCAGGAGATAAAGGAGCTTGCGGCGGACATGCGGGAGCGAGCGAAAAACTAG
- a CDS encoding histidine phosphatase family protein, producing the protein MYNRRVLYLTRHGQTDYNLNRRYQSRTDVPLNETGIEQARSLARGLAGTKFARVISSPMNRAVETAAIITGREASEIETDEVLLEAALGDWEARLEADLIAELGDSYFKWQAMGGLFAPPGGESIYSVMARLAEPAEKWIEEARERDILIVAHQGTNVAFLMLVTGRCGKQAAEDFRQKNGQVDIIDANTRKIVRTLVFP; encoded by the coding sequence TTGTATAATCGCCGCGTGCTCTACCTGACCCGGCACGGCCAGACCGATTACAACCTTAACAGGCGCTATCAGAGCCGCACCGACGTGCCCCTTAACGAAACCGGAATCGAGCAGGCGCGCTCGCTTGCGCGCGGCCTTGCCGGCACCAAATTCGCCCGCGTGATTTCCTCGCCGATGAACCGCGCGGTCGAGACGGCGGCGATCATCACCGGCCGCGAAGCAAGCGAAATCGAAACCGACGAAGTTTTGCTTGAAGCCGCGCTGGGAGATTGGGAAGCGCGGCTTGAGGCGGATTTGATTGCCGAGCTTGGGGATTCCTATTTCAAATGGCAAGCGATGGGCGGGCTTTTTGCGCCGCCGGGCGGCGAAAGCATTTACTCCGTTATGGCGCGGCTTGCCGAGCCTGCGGAGAAATGGATAGAGGAAGCGCGCGAGCGCGATATCCTTATTGTCGCCCACCAGGGAACTAACGTGGCGTTTCTCATGCTCGTGACGGGTAGATGCGGCAAGCAGGCTGCGGAGGATTTCCGGCAAAAGAACGGCCAGGTGGATATTATCGACGCGAACACGCGCAAAATTGTAAGAACGCTGGTCTTTCCGTAA
- a CDS encoding S8 family serine peptidase: MNKLLAISLALAVAAVLAACSGNAGSNNSLNSGGAKMQSAVPSPGAGAGRYIVVLKPGATAADVSQMGASLSARPDVSYGTVYRGFAGYMSASEVSRLSADKRVAYIEPDLPVFATPPGGKPGGGGGSSSETTGWGVDRIDADLNTGSGGSGVTVAIIDTGIDIDHPDLGDAYLGGYNFVKPGTPPEDDNGHGTHVAGIVAARKGNGIGYVGVAPNASLVALKVLDRRGSGWMSWVNGGIDWVAANASAYGIKVANMSLSAYSPSSNQSMDTAITTATAAGVVFVVAASNENTDAASYIPARFSNVICVSALATNGTFASYSNYGTVVDVIAPGSSIPSLWKSGGYNTISGTSMASPHVAGAAALWFDNHSGGFDEVYAALCTVPPSGFAEPAPSGGWGSYDKDDVDEPLVNAESL, from the coding sequence ATGAACAAACTTCTTGCGATTTCGCTCGCGCTCGCCGTCGCGGCCGTATTGGCCGCCTGCAGCGGGAACGCGGGATCGAATAACAGCCTGAATTCCGGCGGCGCCAAAATGCAGTCCGCCGTTCCTTCGCCCGGCGCGGGCGCGGGGAGATACATCGTGGTGCTCAAACCCGGCGCGACAGCGGCGGACGTGTCCCAAATGGGCGCTTCGCTTTCGGCGAGGCCGGACGTTTCATACGGAACCGTTTACAGGGGATTCGCCGGATACATGTCCGCATCCGAGGTTTCCAGATTGTCCGCGGACAAGCGGGTGGCCTACATCGAGCCCGACCTGCCGGTTTTTGCCACGCCTCCGGGCGGCAAGCCGGGCGGCGGCGGCGGCTCTTCATCCGAAACTACCGGATGGGGCGTCGACCGCATCGACGCCGACCTCAACACCGGCTCCGGCGGAAGCGGCGTGACCGTGGCGATAATTGACACGGGAATCGATATCGACCATCCCGATCTCGGCGACGCTTACCTGGGCGGATATAACTTTGTCAAGCCCGGAACCCCGCCGGAGGACGACAACGGACACGGAACGCATGTCGCCGGAATCGTCGCGGCTCGAAAGGGCAACGGAATCGGCTACGTCGGTGTTGCTCCCAATGCAAGCCTCGTCGCGCTCAAGGTTCTCGACAGGCGCGGCAGCGGGTGGATGTCGTGGGTCAACGGCGGCATAGACTGGGTCGCCGCCAACGCTTCGGCCTACGGAATCAAGGTCGCCAACATGAGCTTGAGCGCCTATTCCCCGTCCAGCAATCAATCCATGGACACTGCGATTACCACCGCGACGGCCGCGGGTGTGGTGTTCGTCGTGGCGGCAAGCAACGAAAACACCGATGCGGCAAGCTACATCCCCGCGCGATTCTCCAACGTAATCTGCGTTTCCGCGCTGGCCACCAACGGCACTTTCGCAAGTTACTCCAATTACGGAACGGTCGTTGACGTAATCGCACCAGGCTCCAGCATCCCCTCGCTTTGGAAGAGCGGCGGTTACAACACGATCAGCGGAACCTCCATGGCGTCACCTCACGTCGCGGGCGCCGCGGCGCTTTGGTTCGACAACCATTCCGGCGGATTCGACGAAGTATACGCGGCGCTCTGCACGGTTCCTCCGTCGGGATTCGCCGAGCCGGCGCCTTCCGGCGGCTGGGGAAGCTACGACAAAGACGACGTGGACGAGCCGCTTGTTAACGCGGAGTCACTGTAG
- a CDS encoding GNAT family N-acetyltransferase: MFWMQSRKEFDANKGEKNKRAMRALVRGGREPGILAYSCGEPVGWCAVGPREGYKLLENSRVLRRVDDKPVWSIVCFFIAKRARRRGVSEALIEAALKFAKKRGAKIVEGYPVEPRKDRMPDVFAWTGFYSAFRNAGFREVGRRSESRPILRYEFGANKKP; the protein is encoded by the coding sequence ATGTTCTGGATGCAGTCCCGAAAGGAATTCGACGCGAACAAGGGCGAGAAAAACAAAAGGGCGATGCGCGCGCTGGTGCGAGGCGGCCGCGAGCCGGGGATACTCGCGTATTCCTGCGGCGAGCCGGTGGGCTGGTGCGCGGTCGGGCCGAGGGAAGGCTACAAGCTGCTCGAAAACTCGCGCGTCCTGCGCCGCGTGGATGACAAGCCGGTATGGAGCATCGTCTGCTTTTTCATCGCAAAGCGCGCGCGCAGGCGGGGCGTGTCCGAGGCGCTGATCGAAGCCGCGCTCAAATTCGCCAAAAAGCGCGGCGCGAAGATCGTTGAGGGCTATCCCGTCGAGCCGCGCAAAGACAGGATGCCGGACGTCTTCGCGTGGACGGGATTTTATTCCGCGTTCAGGAACGCGGGATTCCGCGAAGTCGGCCGCCGGTCGGAATCTCGTCCGATCTTGCGGTACGAATTCGGCGCGAATAAAAAGCCATAG